One Hylaeus volcanicus isolate JK05 chromosome 8, UHH_iyHylVolc1.0_haploid, whole genome shotgun sequence genomic window, CAACAAGTATTacccaacaaaaaatttattttattttttgttcttcaaCTTCCCCATTACGAGGAAAATCCATCGTTTCCTCGCACAGCGTATGGAAAGATAAATCCGAGGATGAGCGATCACGTGTTCGGTGCAACCGTACGCGATCATCTGTCACGAATCCGCGGAATTTGGAATCGCGTTAACTGGCTTCGTTATTGGCAAGAACAAGTGAACCTATCTTGCACGTGTTCTTCCTCCCTTCCTGCCCGCGCGATGCACACGGGAAACGATTCCAGCTGCGTATGGTTTCTCTTTAACGGGATTCGCCGCAATGACGTTCAAGCTTGTTCTATTTACCGTCTAGACGAAGTGGATTAGCGTTCTCGGTTAAACGGTCTCTACGTGTTGCTCCTGGCTCGACACTTGAGGAACGTTAAATCCGCTTCCGAACACGCGTCGGCCTTCGAACGCAACCCTTACGCGATGGATCGCGTATTGCGTCGAATATGACATTGAAATGGACGAACGTGGAAAGGTATTTCCTTCTacagaaagagaaaaggagaGCTACTTGGTGAACTCTGGTAATCAGGTCACCGTGGAAAGTTGATAACGTTTGAGGAGAAAGGACATTGCGTAATCGACGTTGCACAACGGATAGAAACCAAAGTTAGTCGGCTAAGCCCGATTTAGGGGACAGTTGGCTTTAACCCTTAGAGTGCTCTGAATATTCTTGGACGAAGCAATCCGCGTGGATGGCGCCTAGCGGTTGAGGGGATGGAATTATTGTTTAACTATTTCCTTCAAAACGTTCTAATATAAAACATCATTCGATTTGAAGATCAATGAATCTATATGGAATCtacattaatgaatttatatatttatgtaaaatatggaGAGTACTGGTAACCATGTCTCAAGCAGGCGACCAAAACGATTGCTGACTTTCAACACATACATGCATCCACAGCACTTAAATGGTTAATgctttcgattcattttttcgtaCAGAATCGCCATGACGTTGCTTCGATTAATAGTAtcataattagactgcggatctttatgcaaaataaaatctttgaaaacatacccacaaaaattgaacctaagtaaaaattcatttttctctgcaatatatataatatgaactttactatcaatatcttttttttttgcatagtgtgcaatttgtagtttcttgcacgttcaaagttcctataaatgcataaaaatccacaGTTTAATCCTAATACTTCTAGCTAATGTCCGCTCGTGTATTTTTAGAATGAATAAATCGGGCACGTGTCagcgaacatttttttttttactactgGTTATTTTCAAGGAAGCATGTTGGACGAACGAGCGCCTTGTACATGAAATTTGTCAATGCCACCAACCGAAGTGTATTTCTCGGACGACCTGCGTGTGTCACCCTTGACTGATTAGATTTGAGCACGTGCGCGATCGATTTGCGGTTCTTTGTCGCCGCACGAAAACCTCGAAGCGTGATTTTCTATTGGTGGTTTCTACACGTTATGTGTATCCCCGTACGAAACTTCTACTAAAGAGAGTGAAAACGTCGAACACAGAATCTATGAGTTTAATCTATTTCACTAtcagacaaatttaaagtgtTTTACCTTGGACTTGCAATTTGttgtttcaaaaagaaaatttacgaccTTCTTTTGCCAATAATTCTTGTCTTCAACACCTGAtcttcaaaatgaattttttagtaCCTTAGTGAAGATCCCTGTCATCCATATATAGGTGACGTGgtgatcaacgtgttaagcgataacaaagtatatttttctacgttcTACGCCAAGTAACGCAATGTTTTAGGAAACACTTTACCAGTACGGTCGACACTTCCGTCGTTATCATGCGCTTGGCGTCGAATTAAGTGGCACTCGCAAAGAGAAGTGGCGGCGAGCGCGACGGCAAATTATTCGGGGCATCTGATTGCCCCACTTGCGTCAAAGTCGTCGCGAATCGCGAGTAAATATGCAAGGATTGACCAAGACAAGCGTTCCGAACTTCAAAAACCGGGGCAACGTCTCTTGCATGAGTTTCAAATCCGCTTGAGGAAAGCGCGACTCGCCAATTTATTGCGGCGTTTATAGTAAACGCGACAAGCTTCACGATATTGTAATTATCATCCCGGAACTGAGTCGTggctattaaaaataatataaaaatactgtcGCGAGTAATTGATTGATTTAGAATTcgatggaaatggaaatacaGTGAACCGTATGGACGGTGAAAAATCGATGGAACGAAGTTTTACGTAACGCTGACATGGCCTTCGTTAATTCGATGCAACCACGATTTGTATCTTTTATATGGATTGAAAAAGCTTTGTTTCCGCGGCCTCTTTGTGACGCGTGTGCGGGCTCGATTTGCGTCAAGCGCTACAAAACCgtgaaaatgcaattttattcttttctgtaACGTGTTTACTTCTACAGTTTCGCTCATCGGTAGTGAGATTTACGTGAGTCTAGAAGAGGATTGGTCAGTTGATTTTCTACTACTGTtgaaggaaattttattcgaataagaatATACCGATCTATTAGGTCATCTCATAAATAATGTAGTTTTTTACGTTGCTGTAAAAAGATGTTTCTTTGTAGATCATACATAACAAggataacaataaaaatatatataaatggaaTCTTTATCACATCCATCAAACATTTTAGACCTTGCACTAAGTGATTACTAGACTAATATTATCGACATTCATTCGttactaaatataattatagagattcattttcgattcgtattaCGTGAAATTCTGTTAGCCCCTACATGGATTTCTAGCCTACGTAAACATCGAGCAAAAACCCGACGATTTTTATACGAAAACTACGCCCAGCGACGAGCctgcaaattttttaaagcgaTCTCGTTCTCCTCCCCGTTGAAACGTCTTTCGAGTACAAGGAACTCTAGGGTTCGGGAAGAGGTCGTCTCCCCCATGCAATTAAACTCGAAGGGTGAACGTACGATGCCCCCGCATATTTCTACACTCTCTTGAGGGGTGGCATTGCGATGTTGCCGCTGACGCACGTGACCCCATACGGAACCCTCTCGCGTATTTTGTTTGCAGCATCCCCTCGTCGCGATAACCCCTATCGATTTCTATTGTTCTTTATAATTAACGCGCGTTccaatttctttgaaaaatgaaaatacctacGTAAGCTCGAGGAGGACTGAAAAAATCATGCTCGAACCGCTTAGCTTTATCGTATTTCACTGGAAATTCATTTAAGatcagaaaatttataatcgaaCGCTTTAGACATTTCTCGAATTAGTTGCAGAAGCAGATAAGGGTTGACGTAATTTAGAGAGAATGTTTACGACTTCAAAACACTGAAACCGCCCTTAGAAACTGAGCCTGCGAAAGTTAGCGTGCCAGAGAGCGAGTGGTTAACGTTCGAGCAAAGACTCGTCGGATTTGGGGTTGGGAAACAGGGTGGCTCGGGCGTTGATCGCTAAAGAGATCCTTTGACAGTGAAACCCGCGGGTCTGTACTGTATATTTTCCTACATCGTCCACTCATCGGGACGAATAAACACACAGACGAGTGCCACCCCTTATTATTCGACGCTGTGCGTGGGTGTACGTAGTTGCGTTAGGGCTACTGTACAAACTCAAATTCCAGTGGAATATTACCGCGAACTAGGGTTATCTCGAGGCTCTTTATAAACTTGAAAGTTTCGAAAATCATCAGAATGATGGCGGAGGAAATTATTAGTCGACAACACTATCCGTTACAAcgtttaacccattcactgtcaTCTAGGttgttattttgataataaaaagtgatattaaatttattgcatTAACCCCTTAAGCTACTATTTAAGCTCCAACAGACTGGGACCAAAATatgatgtttacatttggtCCAAACTATACACCAGGCTCGTagtaatcaattttgaatCGAATATCCGACCACGAGTCTAACACGTGGTTGTAGTTTAAggggttaaaaagaaaatttacgatcttcttttgcaataactcGTGCCTCAAAAGGCTACAAACTTATCCTTTGAGTAactgcaatcaatttgaactacgagacatctccaTTCAACTTATTTTTTAGCTTCATATAAGGGCACtcttcgatacaaattttgctATAGAATTGAGAggaatttatacatatattatagaaaacttccttagaaaattctttcgatagaaattatatttttatcttgaaTCTAGAACCAACGCATACCCGAAAGTATTTAAAGTCTTTGCAATAAAATTGGCAAAGGTGGCGTCAGGTAGGTTAGTTGCGCGGAAGGGTTAAAATTACCCCGTCGATTCATACGACAACCGATGGATCGTTTTCCAAGGTAACACAGCGGTGCAAACGTCACCGATGACGAAGAACGCAGATCGCTTCCAGGGAagagtaaatattgttttcgtAGGCGGAACGTTGTCGGCTTTCCATGAAAAGCGTCACTCGTAACGCGCGACTGCTCGTGAACAGGTTGATCGATAATGACCTTCGTGGCTGCAAGTGAAAAGGGACAGCGCGAAGGAATCGCGCGAGTGTCATTCATCGCGATAAACGATGCGGCGACAcgataacaaagaaaaattctccGTTGCTCTGGAATTCTGAGTATATAATACTAGTTCGATTCTGGAAAATACTACGGAGGATTCGTACTCGCATGTTCGTGCTCGGTGCAGGTAAATCTAGAGCATGAAATGGGAACGTGATGTTGTCGCTACTTGGGATTTCAAGGTTCCTTTGTCCAAGTTTCTCTTACTGATTTGAAGAAACACGCGCGATAAACGATGACCTGACCTGATACGATATTAAGAGGGAACGCCTCTGTGATgggttaagaaaattaaaaactggaATTTCGTGTGGCCCTGGAATTGATAATAtctagtaataaatataataaaatgtaattatttacatattcggtggactggaaagtaatgtcgttagCACATATTTATGGACAGGGGTGTACGTGCACCGACGTACGCTTGGCATCCTGTCGAGAAGTCCGCGATACTAGAACGAAACCCAAGTCTGgcgataaatgaaaattgcattCTATCCTTTCGCAGTAAAGGGAAACGAAAGTTCGATGGGCGGAGGTCGATCGAGGATAGAGACCATAAAATTTGCATAAGCCGCAACCGCCGCGCGCGGTGTATTAGCATAAATGCGAAATTCGCTAGTGAAATCGAAACGAGTTCGTAGGGGAAACCGCGACTCGTCGCTGTTTGATCGATCTCGTTCTCGTGGAAATACGGTGTCGCGACCTGTTCACCGAACGGTTCATCGTTCGGCCAAGTGCCATTGCGAGTGGACTTAAATGGAAATCGGTGTCTGGTTCTGGGAAAAGTGGTCTAGTCGCGCGCGGTTAATTCCCTTCGTGACATATTGTGACTAACGTGCCCTCGGCGGTTCTCATTACGTGCCGCTTATTCCCTTGGGTCACCGCGGGCCGCACATGCACCCTTAACAGAGGAAGAGAGTCGGAGTTCGATGCAAAAGAAGTCAAGGGTGCTCTCGCTCCTCCCGTAGATCTCGTTTCGTTCAAGTGGGCTGCTCTCTCGACTCTCCGAACCGATGTAAACCGATTCGGAAGCGAACGCTGACGATCGACTCGCGAGGCAAATTTCTTCCGGGTCAGCGGAAGCTCCCTTTCCATTAGAGTGGTCTGGCgaacttttatttctcgcCGTGATTCGCAGTGTTCCAACAACGCAAACGGGTCTCGTATCCACGTTAATTAACTTATTATCTCGGTACATCGGCGATAAGCTCTAATCAGTCGCGAATTAGGTAACGCCCGTATCAGGGATAGATATTAATTATCCCGTTATCGTTATTTAGCTGGGGTGCTCTCGCAGTTTCTGCCGCGTCGTATGTTCGTATCTCGAAcgggaaataattatttcctagAATAATTGTCTATGGAATGAGTTCCTAAAGGTTTTGATCACGTTGTGATCGTTCAGCCTTGCAATGCACTTATAGCGTCacaatatataaacaaactaGATGCACTCAGTTGTATGActcgcgtggaatactatttattttatagctcgggtacctcgggatcgttTAAACCCTTGCTGTAGCTACATCCAAACATAGCTACGGACCCAGAGTACTGTATGAGATTATCGCGAAAACGTAAGTTACAGTTTTGAACTTTGATCGATGTTATATGAGAGAAACATGAGTTTGAGAAGACTCACCTGCCAGCCTTGAAGCAGCAGGCTTCTGTCCACGGTCCTCAGCCACATGACAGCGTCGCCGGCTTGGAAGTCTCTTAAACGGGTGCATTTCCTGTGAAGGAAGACGCCGAGGCACTTGAGCAATTCCGAGGTCGAGGCTTGGATCACAGTTTTCCTTGGCCCGGGGGGTAAGGGCTTCTGAACTAGTTTCTCGCATGTCGGGTTGTACGTCGTGTGATTATTGTTCGACGCTGATCGTTTTATCTGTCACAacgatatttcaaattaacttCCACGAAATCATGTTAAAtcgttaacacgttggctgtcAGActaaaagtaatgaaaatttcgccAAGTTGAAATTTCGTCTCGAGCCTGTTAAAGATTAGACAACTTATCatttgtcgtagtatttaattttctaaccTATTTAATTCACAAATGTTATccatttatgttttattatcgtctcacttttggaattaatttgtttagttggTAATTTGTTTTGTTAGTAATTTGAAAAGTCCTGCcacccatttctgggtgacatggcgaccaacgtgttaatggcAGGCAGTGTAGAACCCTGAACAGTCTCGTTCCTTGGTAATATCTTTGCGAGGGAGAAATGTACGAAACAGTAAGTGAAAACGCAAAGGAAAACACCGCGACGATCGATACGGTTTCGATCGCGACCGGGGTCAAAGCACCTTCGGTGTTCCTCGTGCAAGACTTCCGAGACACTTGTTCGAGGCTGCTTGGCGGGCACCCGGAGGAAAAGGGCCACCACCATTCGTCGCAGAGACGTACCAGTAGGTTTCCTTGCGAACTAGGGAATTCAATAAGCACCGAATCTCtagtaataaatgttaaaaatttatagtaCGACGACACTTCAGCTCGCACCTGAACGCCCACTCGCGACTGTGTAGACTtctcataatttattaataatggaATCTTGCATGGTGAATCTCTTTGCGAAACAAATGCTATCTAATTTCTTGGCATTCCCAAAGTACGATATTAAAAACGAAGTATCTATAGCACAAAAGCGCGCAACGTTTGAGATATAATTTCCACCCTTGGATCAGGGGTAAACGCGGGCGTTTTCATTTGGCGGTTTCGCTGGTTCAGCTATGCGCAGACGACGCCAATGGATGCGTGCCACGGATACGTAACGTAACGTTTGATGCAACCATAACAATAACATGCGAATGTAACAGGAGTTAAACGCGACGAGGGCAACAACGAATATAAGGGGGAAAAAAACGTAGCTCACCTGCGGTGTATGTACGTTCTTGTTCTGGTCGACGATCGGTATATTATCGAGCGGCTGTCTGAAGGCGGTGTTCTTGTTCTTGTTGTCGAACTTCTTCTTATTGTTGTTCGAGGTGCTGAACCGCCTCCACGACAGGGCGTTTATAAACAACGAGGGCTTCTTCAGGGTAGTGTCGAAACCGTTCTTTTCCGAGATGAGCCTGGTGTTGCCGTTGTTGTTTAGATTGATATTGTTGTTCTGCAACGAATTATTGTTCGTGGGCGGGTGACTCGTGGGCGGCGCCGGCGCCACTGTAGCCACTCCGCTCTTCTTCTCGCGATTCTTCGCGTTGTTCAGCTGCtcgtaattgaaattgttgagCGTAAAATCAGCGGGATGCTGGTGTCCCGGCGGCGGGTAGACGGAACTCCGTCTCTCCCGCGGACTGAACGAGAGCACGGTACCCATGGTGCTGGTTCGGTGctcttgttgttgttgttgttgttgttgttgttgttgttgttgttgttgttgttgttgttgttgttgaggTGGTGGCTTTTGCACCGAGTGTTGCTGTTGCAACGACGGTTGCTGCGTCTTCGTTCCCTGGTGCGTGGGATTTTGGGACTGTCGATTCGCGTTTTGAGCCGGTGGAGCAGGATTCTGGGCCTGTTGGCCAGGATTTAGCGACTGATTGCTCGAATTCTGGTTTTGTTGGCCGGGGTTTTGAGTCTGATGTCCAGGATTCTGCGCCTGATGTCCGGGATTTTGACGATGACTCGGGTTTTGGGTTTGTTGGTGACCTGGGTTCGAGGTGTCCGAGTTCGTCTCGTGGGTCCGACGACCCGGATTCTGTGTTTGCTGAGACGTAGTGGGCGGAGGTCTCGGTGGACTCGGGGTGGTAATGGGCTGCGGGGGTGGCGGGAGTGCTCCAGGAACCGAGGAGTCTCTCGGGGGTCCCCTCGGGATCGCACCCCCTGGTTCGATGGGCACCTCCACGACGGGACCCACCACCTCACTCAGCCGACCTCCCAGCCTGCTGATTTCTACCTTCGACCTAAACGACCCTGTCGCCTCCtcctttcctttcttcttcggACCTTATGGGCTGATTCTGCTTTCCTTTCTACCTTTGCTTCGGTGACTTCAACCACTACCGAGCACCTTCTCCTCGACGGGAGACTCTCGCGCGTAATACGGCTGAGCTTAGTCGCGAATCGATAGACAAGAACACCTTCACCAAACTATACACGGTCCAGACGCGCACACTTCTCTAGATCGAGAGACGCTTCTCCGAGTCGAGTCGCGAGGTGTTTCTTCCGCGAGGTGCCACTGGCGGGGGAAAATGTCGTCGATGCGTGGAGAAGATGTCGGTCGTTGTGCAAAATGGCGAGCGATCGATGTCTCGCCGTCCTCCGCCTCTCGGAGGGAGGACGAACCAGGTGAATGAAAATACAGAACCGACCGTTCGGGCTACCTCATCGGATATGTCCTCCCTCGTAGGTTTCGAGAGGCTACGGTGCACTCTTTTCTTAGCGAATCCACCCTCTTCTCGCGATCCCTCCGAAACAACCGTTGGGGCTGCACCAGCACATTCGATGCACTTCGGCGCGTACCGTTCCGATCACTTCGTTGATTTCTCGATCTCTCCGCGGTCGGCACTGTGTCGGCCGATGCAAtcgataaacaaaaacaaaccgTGATGGTCGTTCCCGCGGTGTCACTCTCGGCGCATAGAAATTCGTCTTTCTTTGTTCATTCTCGTAAACGAGCGATGCACCATTCGCGATGTCGCGGGGATACCTCTACGTTCACCCTCCGCGGGACGGGCATGGGTCCACGGACGAATGTGGTCGTCGATGTGCACGCTTGCGACACACACGGGGGCTATGTCGAGTTGTTGACAACGCGAGGGCTGTGCGGTTCGCCAAAAGAGAGAGTCGGAAACGGTTGCGACTCACGCGGCGGGCTCCGATTCGTGTCTGCTACTCCCGTCTTCGCCGACGTCGCCGTCGCCGTGTCCTCGTCCGCctcggcgtcgtcgtcgtcgtcgtcgtcgtcgtcgtcgtggtCGTCGTCGCTCGTTCGGTCCCTACGTTTGCGTTCGTCCACCGCCGCTTTCTCCGCGACCAACCAACACTTCGCACGCCCCATCCCTGTTATCGGTGCGCGCGCAGTCGTTCGATAAACGCGCAACGTCGATTTCACGGGGGtggaaaaagagagaaggaGAAGCACGGAGAAGGGTGAAACGGGACGGCCGCGAAGGTGAAACGAAGAGAGGGTAGCCACGCCGCATACGCCCaaacttttctttcgttcttgTCGCCTCGAACCGCCGCGACTGCCGGTCCTCGCTTCCTCCTTGAAATTTATGATTCGACTGCTCGCATACACCCTCTCCCCGCGCTCTCTGCTCACCACCCTCCGTCCTTACGCGAATGTTTGGCCGGAAGCGGCCGCAAGACCTGAACGTAGGTCGAGATTTTACCGCGCGTAGAAGTGGGCCTCGAGTGGGGAATCCCCGTTATGGGGTTTTCATCCGAACGGAGAATTTTATGAGATTCAGACATTCGCGACCTGGGTCGAGTCGAGGGTGATTTCGCAACAATTCATAAACAGAACAATCGGTTGTGACAGCCTTGTCTTCGCATTTGTTTTTGGCTAGTGTCATCGGAGTCGGATCGAAGATCAGCCTCGAGGTGTGGTATCGACGCGCGCGACTACTTATTTTCTATCAATTATGACGCAAGTCTCGAGTCGTTCCAAATTCTACACGAAATCTATTTGTCGTTATGACTTATAACGATGCGCTGAAAGAGTAATTGCAGCTTGTAACCGTTCGAATCCGATTTCTTTATCGACGTgccttgaaaatatttcgctgagaattaattgaatattaaccctttggcaGTGCAACTTTTTCTCGGTTCAAGATTACAGATCCTACTCTTTTGTACGATTTCTACTATgttatacgaatttattttttgtcaaACTTATAACATGTATTtggtattgtaaaaaaattacatgaaccttaaaataaaattgaccgaaatatatatttttgtctacaatcatgcatctttgcttaaaattgtctggtaTTTGTGCATATGTATGAAACTTTTCTCTGGCacttaaagggttaaaatgcAGTCGCGCCGATCATTCCTAGGACGCGGTATTACAGTCAGTCATCGAAGGTATTAGCGAAGAAACGAAGTCGAAAATGTCGACGCGGTAGAATTACGCCACGCGGAAGGGAGCGGGTCGCGTTGACCGGACGGCAACGAAGAAAGAACGAGAAAAATCGAGGGGGCGGAAGGTGAGTCTTTCATCGATTAGCGCGCCAATTAACGTTTCGCTTAACAACGGGGTGAAAGGTGGCGTTCGACGAGATATAAAGTCGCAACGACCTAtactttttttcgtttatcgtTAAACACTATCTCTGTACACCAATCGCTACGGATTACGTCGGTTTTCGTCGACCATCGCAAAGATTAGTTAGAATTCGTTGTCAATCCTCGTGAAATCATTTGGCGTGAGAGATAACATCGAAGAAGAGGAAATGCgcttattaaccctttgcactcgaggccttctttctggtatctaccagcaactcgagatgctttctcagcattctattgccacgaatgctaagcttagattgctTCAAACAAACTAATTTGAGACTTGAAAATCAGgccacctttacctcaccaacaatcgttttattgacacttcgagttccaaggAAATTAAACCTAAGCAAACTCTATTGTTGCTTGGTTTACTGCGTCGAACCTAGTGGCTGCCgagagtcgcctctcgagCTACTGCATCACGTTAAGATGCGATCGAGAGTCACCTCACgggcgcaaagggttaaaaaacgAATGCTCTGGCTTCGCGTATTACCTGACAGCGTGTATTGATTTCTCCTTCCGTTTAAAAATGTCTCCGCGTATGGAAAGTTATTACGGTTTCTCTCGAAAGATCCTCGCCCATTATTCACTGGTGATGTATCATCGTGGGTCTCGAACGTTGATCCAAAGAAACGCGACGTTGGTCGGTCTCTTTAAGTTCCGATTCGCTGGGGAACTCCACTGTGGACAGAAGAAATTGTTACAAGGTTCGCCGTTGCAGCTGCGAGATCGATGAAACGTTTCGAGGGTTTCCAAAACGAATGCCTGGTCGGGTCAACGTTTTAAAGATGCGCATAGTTACGAAAGCTTGGACAGACGGTATCGTTTCGCGATGCACGCTCGTCCCGTTAATTCAGGAGGAGAACGTGTTCATCGTTTGAGTGTTCGGGAAGTTCCGAGTACCAGGACGCGCGATATTAAAGCAAGCACGTCGTTCCGCATATTAAACACGTTCCACGATAACTCTCGACGAACCATTGCCCTGGGAAGCGAAACGAAAGAGCACGGACTCGCTGGTCCTCCTGAAAAATAACGCGACACTATTTACCGAGAACAAACGAATTTTCTGCGCGTTTCTCAAGCTGgtattgattttaatacaatGTCAAACATTGAATCAAcgagtaaaatattcaaggCTTTCACAGCTGATATCGTATTGATGTCAGGTTGTCATTTGAATCCTGAAGAAGGTACTTGCAACGCTGGTGAAACGTGGGAGTACCAATCGATACGTAATTAGTATTGTGACTACGGTAGGAATGTTCAAATAGGTTGAAAACGCGCAGTGTTTGCGCTCGAAGAGATTCAGATCCAAACCAGCATAATCCAAGAAATAGGAAAGTCCTCCTAAGATTTCGAGGAGAAGGTAAACAGGTCGGAGGCGGAATCATCGAGATTTCTCGGCTTCGTAGGATTTCCGAAGACGAGCTGATCCGAATAGATCTTTCAATGTCATCCGATCctcttttgtaatttaatacgTGCAGAATACCGTgctaaaaacaattttttaaattcgatttttgttttcaaatacaagTTTAGAGTCGCATCAACTACTAATGATTATTAGCGATTTAACTTCAGTTAACATCaaacttgttaaataaattggtGTATAATAACGTTCCTAGTATTGTTCGACGATGTTGGTAATCTTtttaaacgttaaattttgttctttctttctctataATTGAATGTTCGTGTAAGTAGTCCTGCGTACTTTAAACGTAACGGGCAACGTAACCCTTTAACAGACAGTCCTTAAAACCGTCAACAAAATGTTCTGCGGCGATCACTCGTCGAGGCAACACGAGCTGGTTGCGTGCCAGCAAGTAGTAGAGCCCGGCACGGGTCAGACACGATACGAAAAACTCTCCAATTAATTAAGCAGCGTACACACGGACCCGAGTCCCGCAAAAAAACACGAGTATTTCTTGCACCTGAAATTTAACAAGCAACGAATCTAGCACTCGACGGTCTCGGGAAAACGCAACAGACAAGAATTGTCCATTAATTCTACACGGTAACCGCGGTCCTGAAATCACGACCACCTCGCGCTGGATACATATGCGACGTTCGACCAAAAAGACAACGGAAAAAGTAATTGCGGGCTCTGTTTACGGGGAGAAAAACTAGTCCTATCGCAACAGCAGATGTATTGTAAGATTTCACTTTATGGCCCTTTGTACTAGGAGTCTGCCAGAaactttcaaatgaaaattattattaccctTAACACATCGATTGCTcaacaagtatttcattcaaattcattttctttgacaactaactttcagaattaatttctttagttctccaatgaaaagcactgtcataCAAACaatcaatcccataaatattcgtaccctctatgtctatcgaagaaagtttGACTACATTAagtaatagttttgatattaccaaatgaatttttcattataaatatgtatatgaataattttatacatgtatatatctatatacacatcaacatatatatatatatataaacatacacttggaaacatcaaacctaccatttaatttaaactttcttcaatagagatagggggtacgaat contains:
- the LOC128881241 gene encoding cyclin-dependent kinase 5 activator 1; protein product: MGTVLSFSPRERRSSVYPPPGHQHPADFTLNNFNYEQLNNAKNREKKSGVATVAPAPPTSHPPTNNNSLQNNNINLNNNGNTRLISEKNGFDTTLKKPSLFINALSWRRFSTSNNNKKKFDNKNKNTAFRQPLDNIPIVDQNKNVHTPQIKRSASNNNHTTYNPTCEKLVQKPLPPGPRKTVIQASTSELLKCLGVFLHRKCTRLRDFQAGDAVMWLRTVDRSLLLQGWQDVAFINPANVVFVYMLVRELVDGDEASERELQATVLTCLYLSYSYMGNEISYPLKPFLIEDSKDKFWDRCLLIVNRLSSEMLRINSEPGFFTEIFTELKACGAGDRGSLPGTGLERSLVVSGVAVPTKAA